The Pseudomonas sp. TH06 genome has a window encoding:
- a CDS encoding leucine-rich repeat domain-containing protein, with protein sequence MIDEFAVFAAMPSLADYWIPTTQSLGEADAQGIRIFKQRQYVAVDDVHCVRVALDIESGLFRAALASELNPSGPLLKPDREGRFWLPLDSSDSRNHLARRSSLRGRTAELFHRMGNPVDGFFDVTIARILAVSGMDEVLARDSHIDSRSFALLHDTVRRFSLDQKIQTLITQMHHPDPLMHVQIDPQLQALLHLREGDLVGRHAHRDRAVLFQDHERAFELDCDENTLQMRRIFPDLPKTLAQALWRDASAADRLHMHNKSGMPRRMAEEALLALRNIRIARACEGIYLDSVSSLDSDRLALQMIGRLAGWPQKVRIEIRQGGADGDVVGAIGDARSLIRHLLIRQDDRYAIQSSDAQYAQGSKDLYSTIWFLLLPGHRQLLGVTEGGGAALQKLIRTQALPPHQSVSELLGLAPIPVTIDPATARYRQAGQLRGGGDNQPASTKSVADRVRDLYPQLSDEEVMAFTNERLKGDPSGVLFRLETELVTLCDELAIWTAEGASPHSQASEPEGAPTLAGRRQAREQFSAKLQDIWQRKPVSKWGEGDYYFSCYVEFSGELPRLSARFEYVTELTLTANKPGARIGAFLDSFPNIQFLGVVGIKMEEFPSGIFQMRQLSELTLNRCSLKLSEATAEGLSRIEALTVMNLANNPLAVAPHIGHMAGLTRLMLSNASLSSVPSGIDALRELRVVALHDNNISDVGNELFEIPDTQDLFVGLLNNPLSDASRQRISRYLEDSSMDRKVEIQTEEAFLESDSDSESSESGFSTGSDSD encoded by the coding sequence ATGATCGACGAGTTTGCGGTGTTTGCTGCGATGCCCTCGCTGGCAGATTACTGGATACCCACAACCCAAAGCCTCGGCGAGGCCGATGCGCAGGGTATCCGGATATTCAAGCAGCGCCAGTATGTGGCTGTCGACGATGTCCATTGCGTGCGAGTGGCACTGGATATCGAAAGCGGCCTTTTTCGCGCCGCACTGGCCAGTGAGCTCAACCCTTCCGGCCCACTATTGAAACCGGACCGCGAGGGCAGGTTCTGGCTCCCGCTGGACAGCAGCGATTCGCGTAATCACCTGGCAAGACGCAGTTCGCTACGGGGGCGAACTGCGGAACTGTTTCACCGCATGGGAAACCCAGTGGACGGCTTTTTCGATGTCACGATTGCACGCATCCTGGCGGTAAGTGGGATGGATGAAGTGTTGGCGCGCGACTCCCACATTGACTCTCGGTCCTTCGCCTTATTGCATGACACGGTCAGGCGCTTCAGCCTCGATCAGAAAATCCAGACGCTCATCACACAAATGCATCATCCCGATCCGTTGATGCACGTCCAGATCGATCCGCAACTGCAGGCCCTGCTGCATTTGCGCGAAGGCGATCTTGTCGGACGCCACGCCCATCGGGACCGTGCCGTGCTCTTTCAGGATCATGAGCGCGCGTTCGAGCTCGACTGTGATGAAAATACGCTGCAGATGCGGCGAATTTTTCCTGACCTTCCCAAGACATTGGCTCAGGCGTTGTGGCGCGATGCCAGCGCCGCCGATCGTCTGCACATGCACAACAAATCGGGAATGCCACGGCGAATGGCAGAAGAAGCGCTGCTGGCGCTGCGCAATATCCGTATCGCAAGAGCCTGTGAAGGCATATATCTTGATTCAGTATCCAGCCTGGACAGTGACCGACTGGCGTTGCAGATGATCGGGCGTCTGGCGGGGTGGCCGCAAAAGGTTCGCATCGAGATTCGTCAGGGCGGGGCGGACGGTGATGTTGTGGGCGCTATCGGCGATGCCCGGTCGCTGATTCGTCACCTGCTGATACGTCAGGATGATCGCTACGCCATCCAAAGCAGCGACGCTCAATATGCTCAGGGATCGAAGGATCTTTATTCAACCATCTGGTTTCTGTTGTTGCCTGGTCATCGTCAGTTGCTGGGTGTGACAGAGGGCGGTGGTGCGGCGCTACAGAAGTTGATCCGTACACAGGCGTTACCGCCGCACCAGTCCGTGAGCGAATTGCTGGGACTCGCACCGATTCCGGTGACCATCGATCCTGCTACCGCTCGATACCGGCAAGCGGGGCAGTTGCGAGGTGGTGGCGACAACCAACCGGCATCAACCAAGTCCGTCGCAGACCGTGTCCGAGATCTATATCCGCAGCTTTCGGATGAGGAGGTGATGGCGTTTACCAACGAGCGTTTGAAGGGTGATCCATCAGGCGTTTTATTTCGCCTGGAAACAGAGCTTGTAACGTTGTGTGATGAATTGGCGATATGGACTGCCGAAGGGGCATCACCTCATTCGCAGGCGTCGGAACCAGAGGGCGCGCCGACACTTGCTGGACGACGCCAGGCTCGCGAGCAGTTCAGCGCAAAGCTGCAGGATATCTGGCAGCGCAAACCGGTTTCGAAGTGGGGGGAGGGAGACTATTATTTTTCTTGCTATGTGGAGTTTTCGGGTGAGTTACCAAGGCTGTCCGCCAGATTTGAGTATGTAACAGAGTTAACATTGACCGCAAATAAACCGGGCGCACGGATAGGCGCTTTTCTTGACAGCTTTCCCAATATTCAATTTTTGGGTGTCGTAGGCATAAAAATGGAGGAGTTCCCGTCAGGAATATTTCAAATGCGCCAGTTAAGCGAACTTACACTGAATAGGTGTTCGCTGAAACTATCGGAAGCTACAGCTGAGGGATTGTCCAGAATCGAAGCGCTCACCGTGATGAATCTGGCAAACAACCCTCTGGCGGTCGCTCCACATATAGGTCATATGGCAGGTCTGACCCGATTGATGCTTAGCAACGCAAGTCTTTCCAGCGTTCCTTCAGGCATAGATGCGCTCAGGGAACTTAGGGTTGTGGCGTTACATGATAATAATATTTCCGACGTTGGAAATGAACTGTTCGAGATTCCGGATACACAGGATCTGTTCGTTGGGTTGTTGAATAATCCGCTGAGTGACGCGTCAAGGCAACGGATTAGTCGGTATCTCGAAGATTCCAGTATGGATCGAAAGGTGGAAATTCAGACGGAGGAGGCATTTTTAGAATCTGACTCCGATAGTGAGTCCTCAGAGAGCGGGTTCTCTACAGGTTCAGACAGTGACTGA
- a CDS encoding trimeric intracellular cation channel family protein yields MMLLMLYLVAITAEAMTGALSAGRRGMDWFGVVLIACVTALGGGSVRDVLLGHYPLTWVKHPEYLVLTTVAAMITVFTARWMRHLRSLFLVLDAVGLVAFTLIGCMTALEMGHGMLVASVSGVITGVFGGILRDIFCNDIPLIFRRELYASVSFAAAWCYMLCLYLNVPGEQAILITLFGGFLLRLLAIRFHWEMPKFVYNDEH; encoded by the coding sequence ATCATGCTGCTAATGCTCTACCTCGTTGCCATTACCGCTGAAGCCATGACCGGTGCCCTGTCCGCGGGCCGGCGGGGTATGGACTGGTTTGGCGTGGTGCTGATCGCTTGTGTCACGGCGTTGGGCGGCGGGTCAGTGCGCGATGTGCTGCTCGGGCATTACCCGCTGACGTGGGTCAAGCATCCGGAATACCTGGTGCTGACCACCGTCGCCGCGATGATTACCGTGTTTACCGCCCGCTGGATGCGCCACCTGCGCTCGCTGTTTCTGGTGCTCGACGCCGTCGGTCTGGTGGCGTTCACCCTGATCGGCTGTATGACCGCGCTGGAAATGGGCCACGGCATGCTGGTGGCTTCGGTCAGCGGTGTGATTACCGGTGTCTTCGGCGGCATTTTGCGCGACATCTTCTGCAACGACATTCCGTTGATCTTCCGTCGCGAACTGTACGCCAGCGTCTCGTTCGCGGCGGCGTGGTGCTACATGCTGTGTCTATATCTGAATGTGCCAGGTGAGCAAGCCATTTTGATCACTTTGTTCGGCGGATTTTTGTTACGTCTGCTGGCTATTCGTTTTCATTGGGAAATGCCCAAATTTGTTTATAACGATGAACATTAA
- the queG gene encoding tRNA epoxyqueuosine(34) reductase QueG, whose product MSAITTDLPALAQSIKDWGRELGFQQVGISGLDLAEHEQHLERWLAAGYHGEMEYMGAHGSKRSHPEELVPGTLRVVSLRMDYLPGDTEMAKLLAQPEKAYVSRYALGRDYHKLIRKRVQQLADKIQSEIGPFGFRAFVDSAPVLEKAIAEQAGLGWIGKNTLVLNRKAGSYFFLSELFVDLPLPVDDPHSTEHCGRCTACLDICPTNAFVGPYVLDARRCISYLTIELKSAIPEDLRPLIGNRVFGCDDCQIVCPWNRFAKPSGESDFKPRHNLDNAELAELFLWDEEKFLSSTEGSPLRRAGYERWLRNLAVGLGNAPSTIPVLEALKARRDYPSELVREHVEWALEQHSRPSNP is encoded by the coding sequence ATGTCCGCCATCACCACAGACCTGCCCGCCCTCGCCCAATCGATCAAGGATTGGGGGCGCGAACTGGGCTTTCAGCAAGTCGGCATCAGCGGCCTCGATCTGGCCGAGCATGAGCAGCATCTGGAGCGCTGGCTCGCCGCTGGCTATCACGGCGAAATGGAATACATGGGCGCCCACGGCAGCAAGCGCTCGCATCCCGAAGAACTGGTTCCGGGCACTTTGCGCGTGGTTTCGCTGCGCATGGACTACCTGCCAGGCGATACCGAGATGGCCAAACTTCTGGCGCAACCGGAAAAAGCCTACGTGTCGCGTTATGCCTTGGGCCGCGATTACCACAAGTTGATCCGTAAACGCGTTCAACAATTGGCCGACAAGATTCAGTCCGAGATCGGGCCGTTCGGGTTCCGCGCCTTTGTCGACAGCGCCCCGGTGCTGGAAAAAGCCATCGCAGAACAGGCCGGGCTGGGCTGGATCGGCAAGAACACCCTGGTGTTGAACCGCAAGGCCGGCAGTTATTTCTTTTTAAGCGAACTGTTCGTCGATCTGCCGCTGCCGGTGGATGATCCGCACAGTACCGAACACTGTGGTCGTTGCACCGCCTGCCTGGACATCTGCCCGACCAATGCCTTTGTTGGCCCTTATGTGCTGGACGCTCGACGCTGCATTTCTTATCTGACCATCGAACTGAAAAGCGCCATCCCCGAAGACCTGCGACCGTTGATCGGCAACCGGGTGTTCGGCTGCGATGACTGCCAGATCGTCTGTCCGTGGAACCGATTTGCCAAGCCTTCCGGAGAAAGCGACTTCAAGCCACGGCACAATCTCGACAATGCCGAATTGGCCGAGCTGTTTTTGTGGGATGAAGAGAAGTTTTTGAGTAGCACTGAAGGCTCGCCGTTGCGGCGGGCCGGGTATGAACGCTGGTTGCGCAATCTGGCGGTGGGATTAGGCAATGCGCCTTCAACGATTCCGGTATTGGAGGCGTTGAAGGCGCGACGGGATTATCCGTCGGAGTTGGTCAGGGAGCATGTGGAGTGGGCGCTGGAACAGCACTCCAGACCTTCAAACCCATAA
- the rsgA gene encoding small ribosomal subunit biogenesis GTPase RsgA, translating to MAKRQLNRRQNWRIEKIQGERAARAAKRESSAVEALEGGDLGPEQHGLVIAHFGVQVEVEAKDGELAGQVFRCHLRANLPALVTGDQVVWRAGNQGIGVIVAQLPRTTELCRPDSRGQLKPVAANVDMIVIVFAPLPEPHANLIDRYLVAAEHAGIRPLLLLNKFDLIDEQNAPALNALLAVYRTLGYPVLEVSAHHGNGMEQLQQQLDGRISVFVGQSGVGKSSLVNSLLPEVETRVGPLSELSGQGTHTTTTARLFHFPGGGELIDSPGIREFGLGHVSRADVEAGFIEFNDLLGTCRFRDCKHDREPGCALLKALEDGRVQQQRMNSYRSIIASLPENGY from the coding sequence ATGGCCAAACGCCAACTCAATCGTCGTCAAAACTGGCGCATCGAAAAGATTCAGGGCGAACGCGCTGCCCGCGCCGCCAAACGCGAGTCCTCGGCGGTCGAAGCCCTGGAGGGCGGCGACCTCGGCCCGGAACAGCACGGCCTGGTGATCGCCCACTTCGGTGTGCAGGTCGAAGTCGAGGCCAAGGACGGCGAGCTTGCCGGCCAGGTGTTCCGTTGCCACTTGCGCGCCAACCTGCCAGCGCTGGTGACCGGCGACCAGGTGGTCTGGCGTGCCGGCAACCAAGGCATCGGTGTGATCGTCGCGCAACTGCCGCGCACCACCGAGCTGTGCCGCCCGGACAGCCGTGGCCAGCTGAAACCGGTCGCCGCCAACGTCGACATGATCGTCATCGTTTTCGCCCCGCTGCCCGAGCCGCATGCCAACCTGATCGACCGCTACCTTGTAGCCGCCGAGCACGCTGGCATCCGTCCGCTGTTGCTGCTGAACAAGTTCGACCTGATCGACGAGCAGAACGCCCCGGCGCTCAACGCCTTGCTGGCCGTTTACCGCACGCTGGGTTACCCGGTGCTGGAAGTGTCGGCGCACCACGGCAATGGCATGGAGCAACTGCAACAGCAGCTCGACGGGCGCATCAGCGTGTTCGTCGGCCAGTCCGGCGTCGGCAAGTCATCGCTGGTCAACAGCTTGCTGCCTGAGGTTGAAACCCGCGTCGGGCCATTGTCCGAGCTGTCGGGGCAAGGCACGCACACGACCACCACCGCACGCCTGTTCCACTTCCCGGGCGGCGGCGAGCTGATCGACTCCCCGGGTATTCGTGAATTCGGCCTCGGCCACGTCAGCCGCGCTGACGTCGAAGCCGGTTTCATCGAATTCAACGACCTGCTCGGCACCTGCCGCTTCCGCGACTGCAAGCATGATCGTGAACCAGGTTGTGCCCTGCTCAAGGCCCTGGAAGATGGCCGCGTGCAGCAGCAGCGGATGAACAGCTATCGCTCGATCATCGCCAGCTTGCCGGAAAACGGCTATTAA
- the orn gene encoding oligoribonuclease has translation MQNPQNLIWIDLEMTGLDPDNDVIIEMATIVTDSDLNTLAEGPVIAIHHSDEVLARMDEWNTRTHGNSGLTQRVRDSRISMAEAEAETIAFLEKWVPKGKSPICGNSICQDRRFLYTHMKALESYFHYRNLDVSTLKELAARWAPDVRDSFKKGSTHLALDDIRESIAELQHYRKHFIKF, from the coding sequence ATGCAAAACCCGCAGAATCTGATCTGGATCGACCTGGAAATGACCGGTCTGGATCCGGATAACGACGTCATCATCGAAATGGCCACCATCGTCACCGACAGTGACCTCAACACCTTGGCCGAAGGCCCGGTCATCGCCATCCACCACAGCGACGAAGTCCTTGCGCGCATGGACGAGTGGAACACTCGCACCCACGGCAACTCCGGCCTCACTCAGCGCGTGCGCGACAGCCGCATCAGCATGGCCGAGGCCGAAGCTGAAACCATCGCCTTCCTGGAGAAGTGGGTGCCGAAGGGCAAGTCGCCGATCTGCGGCAACAGCATCTGCCAGGATCGCCGCTTCCTTTATACCCACATGAAGGCGCTGGAAAGCTACTTCCACTACCGCAACCTCGACGTCTCCACGCTCAAGGAACTGGCCGCCCGCTGGGCACCGGATGTGCGCGACAGCTTCAAGAAGGGCAGCACGCACCTGGCGCTGGACGACATCCGCGAGTCCATCGCCGAGCTGCAGCACTACCGCAAGCACTTCATCAAGTTCTGA
- a CDS encoding RHS repeat-associated core domain-containing protein, whose translation MESNSSSAVHSNAFNFGEFVSGGVDPRTGMYTCSFSLGNLHSSDLNGPEFALALGFNPLNQADSGFGIGWSLTMTNYDLRSKVMTLSNGERYKAVETSTGLKFKEMKLQTAKVLVTGAGQYEVRYKDGRRELLKVLAGTQVAVATKIIAANGVSIALKHELFNQFPRLAEVHDAKRCLLKITRNAGQVTLTRYPDTSSSSDYKLILKNARVTAIELPVGRGWELEYEVIDEASYLYRVVNPLRGVEFIRYKRQGHRFENGVERTLPFVIAHDIYPGRGQPRLCKAYTYSDHNFLGQGVLPAKDNDLDPLYLAPGHYVYTSDEQLVVSGKVHTRIKRTYNKFHLLVAEVTTCGDAQIATATEYYCSVKKPFNEQLAQFRMPKVHTVTHLDRRTRQTRVETTATEFDGEGNLLKHVEPSGVTTSTEFYPANGGDNCPEDPLGFSRFPKKRTVTAAASDGASTVTYYDYALHPGLEGVELACVVPVEERFFEVVEGLEVLRSKTERSYLDTPKDPLRHGAMKKQSIILNDKKTSTEFSYELEDDRLRIKSSTRGFDGTLQASEKVLSTLTGLPLSEVGVDGEHIEHEYDAIGRAVCKTVAFGTPYAASTKWVYMAASRQQPATMVTTDPAGGEQRMNYDGLGRVITVQEKDCDHPDKGGLIQIRTLYSAQHDSVGRKVKVTLTDWRDGKPYGVSTRYEFDSWGQVSKTLHADGRIEHSEADPVLRQQTNWLQGMGKTLTLVNEFGKPLSVESFNLKNKSLGKTVYTYDGFGRTTSKTDPVGNITRFEYDVFDRIIRSVLPDSSEVVTDYAKHTDEELPTDIKVGEKVLGQQTYDGLNRLTQSTVGGRKSEAGYEAGFTQPQWYKSADGKKTEFTYLRDLGGLLTERKAGELVTTLTYDPVSGNPLTCTESGRARSFTYYPSGRLKSETTTFGAITKATSSTYSLQGRPITQVDVLGAESRSEYDKHGRLLSTTQGSLKTEFHYDIQTGMLAWTKTEETSIKRQMITRFAYDDIGRETRRTFEIQGQPDQTLESTYTLAGKLAQKVSRRGTQILRDEQFTYDVRGRLIQYDCAGTQKPRDPYGKEIVQQTFTFDVLDNILTVQTKFPLGVNLTTFSYDNPDPAQLSAVKHSHADYPPAVTLEYDANGRMIKDDLARTLAYDSFGRLEQLSGAGGSVIRGYHYDGFDDLVELSQPDKITTQRYYYAGRVANEVSGENSSSVVRHGGALVGQQQLGLNAGAQLFGTDQQQSVLATLGKEQLTDCAYSPYGHRPAEGGLFSLAGFNGEQLDPVTGLYLLGNGYRAYSPTLMRFLAPDSMSPFGAGGLNAYSYCLGDPVNRVDPTGHMSLETILGIGLGVLGIIISGLTAGVATPWVMTAFWLGVTSGLAGIASSWFDEYAPDDPAGEILGWISFGLGLASLGAGLAAGAKAAVNAGRKMASAFGKGLSPAGEDTAKAAKHYYKPGKGAKAAAKKAKTPVETASDKPWQLQRAKKDNFVSEINETRAKGFYELVESNKSASQAAAESEMLYEEFGSVGAGRKVTHVFFARTKGRGERIYLLEDSKQRVCKVLQAGGHMSDGQTNTMMKTAKSIDTTRWPAA comes from the coding sequence ATGGAGAGTAATTCATCTTCCGCTGTTCATTCTAATGCTTTTAACTTCGGTGAGTTTGTTTCCGGAGGTGTTGATCCCCGAACGGGCATGTACACGTGCTCCTTTTCGTTGGGCAATTTGCACTCGTCGGATCTCAACGGCCCTGAGTTTGCACTTGCACTGGGCTTCAATCCACTCAATCAGGCAGACTCCGGTTTTGGCATTGGCTGGTCTTTGACCATGACAAATTACGATTTGCGCAGCAAAGTCATGACGCTGTCCAATGGCGAGCGCTACAAGGCCGTAGAAACGTCTACCGGTCTGAAGTTCAAGGAAATGAAGCTGCAAACGGCAAAGGTGTTGGTGACCGGAGCAGGGCAATATGAAGTTCGATACAAGGATGGTCGGCGTGAACTGCTCAAGGTCCTGGCTGGCACTCAGGTCGCCGTAGCGACAAAAATAATCGCGGCAAACGGGGTGAGCATCGCGTTGAAGCACGAGTTGTTCAACCAGTTTCCCAGATTGGCCGAAGTCCATGACGCCAAACGATGCCTTCTGAAAATCACCCGCAATGCAGGTCAGGTAACACTGACCCGATATCCCGATACCTCATCCAGCTCTGATTACAAGCTGATCTTGAAGAACGCTCGGGTTACGGCAATCGAACTTCCGGTCGGCCGAGGTTGGGAGCTGGAATATGAAGTGATCGATGAGGCCAGCTATTTGTACCGCGTCGTCAATCCATTACGCGGCGTCGAATTCATTCGCTACAAGCGCCAAGGTCATCGCTTCGAAAATGGCGTGGAACGGACACTGCCGTTTGTTATCGCTCACGATATCTACCCTGGGCGCGGCCAACCCCGACTCTGCAAGGCATACACGTACTCCGACCACAACTTCCTTGGGCAGGGCGTCCTCCCGGCCAAGGACAATGACCTGGATCCTCTCTATCTGGCGCCCGGTCACTATGTCTACACCTCGGACGAGCAGTTGGTAGTAAGCGGCAAAGTACATACCCGCATTAAACGCACCTACAACAAGTTCCATCTGTTGGTGGCAGAGGTCACAACCTGTGGCGACGCACAGATCGCCACCGCCACGGAGTATTACTGCTCAGTCAAGAAGCCTTTCAATGAGCAGTTGGCTCAGTTCCGCATGCCTAAAGTCCATACGGTGACTCACCTTGATCGGCGCACCCGACAGACGCGTGTGGAAACTACCGCCACCGAGTTTGATGGCGAAGGCAACTTGCTCAAGCACGTCGAGCCAAGTGGGGTAACGACTTCGACGGAGTTCTATCCGGCAAATGGTGGAGACAATTGCCCTGAGGATCCGCTGGGCTTCTCCAGGTTCCCGAAAAAGAGGACGGTCACCGCTGCCGCGTCGGATGGTGCTTCGACTGTCACGTACTACGACTATGCCCTGCATCCTGGATTGGAGGGGGTGGAACTGGCATGCGTCGTACCGGTCGAGGAGCGTTTTTTCGAAGTTGTCGAAGGCCTTGAGGTCTTGCGCTCGAAAACCGAACGCAGTTACCTGGATACGCCAAAGGACCCGCTCAGGCACGGGGCCATGAAAAAGCAAAGTATCATCCTGAATGATAAGAAAACCTCTACCGAATTCTCCTATGAACTTGAGGATGACAGGTTGCGGATCAAGTCCAGCACACGCGGATTTGATGGCACACTGCAGGCCAGTGAGAAAGTGCTCTCGACGCTGACGGGATTGCCATTGTCAGAGGTCGGTGTCGATGGCGAACACATCGAGCATGAATACGATGCGATCGGCCGGGCAGTGTGCAAAACGGTGGCTTTCGGCACCCCCTACGCGGCCTCGACCAAGTGGGTCTATATGGCCGCCAGCAGGCAGCAGCCGGCCACAATGGTGACGACTGACCCGGCCGGCGGCGAGCAAAGAATGAATTATGACGGTCTGGGACGGGTGATCACCGTTCAGGAAAAGGACTGTGACCATCCCGACAAGGGCGGCCTCATCCAGATTCGCACGCTTTATTCTGCCCAGCATGATTCGGTCGGTCGCAAGGTGAAAGTGACGCTGACCGATTGGCGTGATGGCAAGCCTTATGGGGTCAGCACCCGCTACGAATTCGATTCCTGGGGCCAGGTCAGCAAGACGCTGCATGCCGACGGGCGTATCGAACACAGCGAGGCGGATCCGGTCCTTCGCCAGCAAACCAATTGGCTCCAGGGGATGGGCAAGACACTCACCCTCGTCAATGAGTTCGGTAAACCGCTCAGTGTCGAGAGCTTCAATCTGAAGAACAAGAGTCTGGGCAAAACCGTTTACACCTATGACGGGTTCGGGCGCACAACCAGCAAAACAGATCCTGTCGGCAATATCACTCGATTTGAATACGACGTTTTTGACCGGATAATCCGCAGTGTTCTGCCTGACTCCAGTGAGGTCGTGACCGACTACGCCAAGCATACCGATGAAGAGTTGCCAACCGACATCAAGGTTGGTGAAAAAGTGTTGGGGCAGCAAACGTATGACGGTTTGAATCGTTTGACACAAAGTACTGTGGGTGGGCGAAAGTCCGAGGCGGGTTATGAAGCGGGCTTCACTCAGCCGCAGTGGTACAAGAGTGCTGATGGTAAAAAAACCGAATTCACATATTTGCGCGATCTGGGCGGTTTACTGACGGAGCGCAAGGCAGGGGAGCTGGTCACGACTCTGACTTACGACCCCGTCAGTGGCAATCCATTGACCTGTACCGAAAGCGGCAGGGCACGCAGCTTTACCTATTACCCTTCCGGACGCCTCAAATCCGAAACGACGACCTTCGGCGCTATCACGAAAGCAACGTCCAGTACCTATTCCCTGCAGGGACGCCCGATCACCCAAGTCGATGTACTCGGAGCCGAAAGCAGATCCGAATACGATAAGCACGGCCGCCTGCTGTCCACCACGCAGGGTTCGTTGAAAACAGAATTCCACTACGACATCCAGACGGGGATGCTGGCCTGGACGAAAACCGAAGAGACGTCGATCAAGCGTCAGATGATCACCCGGTTTGCCTATGACGATATCGGTCGTGAAACCCGCCGTACATTTGAGATTCAGGGTCAGCCTGACCAGACGCTGGAATCGACTTATACGCTTGCCGGCAAACTGGCGCAGAAAGTGTCCAGGCGTGGCACGCAAATTTTGCGTGATGAACAATTCACCTACGATGTGCGCGGGCGTCTGATCCAGTACGACTGTGCTGGCACCCAAAAGCCACGCGATCCGTATGGCAAGGAAATTGTCCAGCAGACGTTCACCTTCGATGTGCTGGACAACATTCTTACCGTGCAGACGAAGTTCCCGCTGGGCGTGAATCTGACCACCTTCAGTTATGACAATCCTGATCCTGCACAACTCAGCGCAGTCAAACATTCTCATGCTGACTATCCGCCAGCAGTGACACTGGAATACGACGCCAACGGCAGGATGATCAAGGACGACCTGGCACGAACTCTGGCCTATGACTCATTCGGACGTCTCGAACAACTGTCCGGCGCAGGCGGTTCAGTCATTCGTGGCTATCATTACGACGGATTCGACGATCTGGTTGAACTGTCGCAACCCGACAAGATAACAACGCAGCGTTACTACTACGCAGGCCGGGTCGCCAATGAGGTGAGTGGTGAAAATTCATCCAGTGTTGTGCGTCACGGTGGAGCGCTTGTGGGGCAACAGCAACTCGGTTTGAACGCCGGTGCGCAGTTGTTTGGTACCGATCAGCAGCAAAGCGTGCTGGCAACGCTGGGCAAGGAACAGCTCACCGATTGCGCCTACAGCCCTTACGGGCATCGTCCTGCCGAAGGTGGTTTGTTCAGTCTGGCGGGGTTCAACGGCGAGCAGCTGGATCCGGTGACCGGGCTGTATCTGCTGGGTAACGGTTACAGAGCCTATAGTCCGACACTGATGCGTTTTCTCGCCCCCGACAGCATGAGTCCGTTCGGTGCGGGCGGATTGAATGCCTACAGTTATTGCCTGGGCGACCCTGTCAATCGTGTCGACCCTACCGGGCATATGTCGTTGGAAACGATCCTGGGAATCGGCCTCGGTGTTCTCGGAATTATTATCAGCGGGCTGACGGCTGGCGTGGCAACACCATGGGTCATGACGGCATTTTGGCTGGGTGTTACTTCAGGCCTGGCGGGTATTGCCAGCTCTTGGTTCGATGAGTATGCACCGGATGATCCAGCAGGAGAAATATTGGGCTGGATCAGTTTCGGTCTTGGACTGGCTTCACTCGGTGCAGGCTTGGCGGCGGGTGCAAAAGCCGCTGTGAATGCTGGCAGGAAGATGGCTTCAGCCTTTGGCAAAGGTCTCAGTCCCGCTGGCGAGGATACAGCCAAAGCGGCGAAACATTATTACAAGCCCGGAAAAGGCGCCAAGGCTGCGGCCAAAAAAGCCAAGACGCCTGTGGAAACAGCGTCGGACAAACCTTGGCAATTACAAAGGGCCAAAAAAGACAATTTCGTGTCTGAAATTAATGAGACGAGGGCTAAAGGTTTCTACGAACTCGTGGAAAGCAACAAGTCCGCCAGCCAAGCAGCCGCGGAGTCCGAGATGCTGTACGAGGAGTTCGGATCAGTTGGTGCTGGAAGAAAAGTAACGCATGTTTTTTTTGCGAGGACGAAAGGACGTGGGGAGCGTATTTACCTTCTGGAGGACAGTAAACAGAGAGTTTGCAAAGTCTTGCAGGCGGGCGGCCATATGTCCGACGGGCAGACCAACACAATGATGAAAACGGCTAAAAGCATTGATACAACGCGCTGGCCAGCGGCCTGA